The following coding sequences are from one Humulus lupulus chromosome X, drHumLupu1.1, whole genome shotgun sequence window:
- the LOC133806566 gene encoding uncharacterized mitochondrial protein AtMg00810-like, with amino-acid sequence MDQPAGFHDPNHPTHVCLLDKALYGLKQSPRAWYMKLSSFLLSWGFFNRATDSSMFTYHHSTTTLVLLVYVDDIILTGSNSSVLNSLLTSLHIEFGIKDLGKLHYFLDDIILTDNNSFALNSLLTTQHTEFAIKDLGLHLNQYNYIQYLLHRVEMLDAKPFHTPMSSPTALSASSGTPLADGSTYRSLVGALQYCTMTHHDIAFVVNHVCQYMHSPTDTLWQAVKRTLRYLKGTPHFGLSLQPCSDYNLLCYTDVDWASCPNDRQSTSAYCVFLGTNLVSWSSSKQKVVSHSSMEFEFRALATGLTELSWLEFLLHDLKMHSNAPHIFLCDNISATYLTVNLVLHSRTNHVDIDFHFIRERVTYKSLIVRHTPTEEKLADCLTKALPYTHFLQLRSKLTVLSRPMSLSRNDKG; translated from the exons ATGGATCAACCTGCTGGCTTCCATGACCCTAATCATCCAACACATGTTTGCCTTTTGGATAAGGCCCTTTACGGTCTTAAGCAATCCCCACGCGCGTGGTACATGAAACTTAGCTCCTTTTTATTGTCCTGGGGTTTTTTCAATAGGGCCACCGATTCCTCTATGTTTACTTATCATCACTCCACTACCACTCTTGTATTATTGGTGTATGTAGATGACATAATTCTCACTGGCAGCAACTCCTCTGTTTTGAACTCTCTTCTTACTTCTCTACACATTGAGTTTGGTATCAAAGACCTTGGCAAGTTGCATTATTTTCTTG ATGACATAATTCTCACTGACAACAACTCCTTTGCTTTGAACTCTCTTCTTACTACTCAACACACTGAGTTTGCTATCAAAGACCTTG GTCTTCACTTAAATCAGTATAATTATATTCAATACCTTTTACATCGTGTTGAAATGTTAGATGCCAAACCGTTTCATACACCAATGTCTTCACCTACTGCTTTATCAGCTTCTTCCGGCACTCCTCTTGCTGATGGTTCTACTTATCGAAGCCTGGTTGGTGCACTCCAATATTGTACTATGACTCATCATGATATTGCATTCGTTGTGAACCATGTTTGTCAATATATGCACTCTCCAACAGATACTCTTTGGCAAGCTGTCAAGCGCACTCTCCGTTACCTTAAAGGTACTCCCCATTTTGGTCTGTCTTTGCAACCTTGTTCTGATTACAATCTTCTTTGCTATACGGATGTTGATTGGGCTTCTTGTCCAAATGATCGACAGAGTACAAGCGCTTATTGTGTCTTTCTTGGCACTAATTTGGTATCTTGGTCATCTTCCAAGCAAAAGGTTGTTTCTCACTCTAGTATGGAATTTGAATTTCGCGCTCTTGCCACTGGTCTCACCGAATTATCATGGCTTGAATTTCTTCTTCATGACCTAAAAATGCATTCTAATGCTCCTCATATTTTTCTTTGTGACAATATCTCTGCTACATATCTTACTGTCAACCTCGTGCTCCACTCTAGAACAAATCATGTTGACATAGACTTTCATTTTATTCGTGAACGTGTCACTTACAAGTCTCTCATTGTTCGACATACTCCTACTGAAGAAAAATTAGCAGATTGTCTCACCAAAGCTTTGCCTTACACTCACTTTCTCCAGCTTCGATCCAAACTCACGGTGCTCTCTCGCCCCATGAGTTTGTCGAGGAATGATAAAGGATAA